TGGCGAAGGTGGACGGCGCGCTGCTGGCGGGCCCGCCGAACTTCTCACCCGTGCGCCGGGAGCTGACCCGGCACCGCGATCCCGGCAGCCCGGTGTGGCGCCCGGTCTACAAGGAGGGGCGCAACTTCCGCTTCGCTCAGTGGCCGGGGAAGGACCTGCGCCGGCCCGGCCCGCTCGCCGGCTGGAAGAGACCCCGCGCGGTCTATCTGCAAAACGCCTCGGACGCGATCGTGTGGTGGTCGCCGGACCTGGCGTTCAACCCGCCCCGCTGGCTGCGCGAGCCGCTGGGCCCCGACATCACGGACGAGGTCAACTGGTTCCCGCTGGTGACCTTCTGGCAGACCACCGTCGACATGGCGGTCTCCTACGCGGTGGGCGCGCCGCACGGGCACCGCTACGGCAACGGCTCGGTCGAGGGCTGGGCCGCGGTGGCACCGCCGGACGGCTGGACGAAGGCGGACACGGCCCGCCTCCAGCGCTTCATGGACAAGCGCGAGGCCCCGTACTGACGTCGGCCCGGGAAGGCCGGGAGTGACGTCCTTGCCGCGGGCGCCGGTGACTCCCGGCGCCCGCGGCGTCCGGATCAGCGCGCGGGCTCGGGCCCGGTGCCCGTATCCGCGACCGCGTCCGGCGGCGCCGTCTCGCGTACCTGGCGGATGGCCTGCTCCTGCGCGTACGCCTTCAGATAGACGACGACGGTGTTGGTCACGGCGACCAGCGGCACCGACACCACCGCGCCCGGGATGCCCGCGATCAGGCTGCCGCCGGTCACGCCCAGCACCACGGCCAGGGGATGCACCCGCACCAGCCGCCCCAGGATGAACGGCTGGAGGATGTGGCTCTCGATCTGCTGGACGGCCAACACGACCGCCAGCGCCAGCAGCGCGGTGACCACGCCGTCGGTGACGAGCGCGACCACCACGGCCAGCGCTCCGGAGATCACCGCACCCACGATCGGGATGAAGGCGAACAGGAAGATGAAGACGGCCAGCGGCACGGCCATCGGAACCTTGAGGAAATAGAGCCCGACGCCGATGAAGACCGCGTCGATCAGCGCCACTATCACCGTGCCGCGCACATACCCGGTGAGCGTGGCCCAGGCCCGCGGGCCCGCGCCGGCGACGCCCTCCCGGGCCGCTGCGGGCACGAACTTCAGCGCCCAGTTCCAGATCTGCTTGCCGTCGTAGAGCAGGAAGAGCGTCACGAACATCGTCAGCAGCGCCCCGGAGAGGAACTCCACGACGACGGTGACGCCTTCGATACCGGCGGAGGTCAGCTCCTTGCTGTTGTCCCCGATCCAGTCGCTGAGGTTCTTGGCGATGCCGTTGATCTGCTCCTCGGAGACATGGAACGGGCCGTTCAGCGCCCAGCTCTTCAGCTCCTGGATACCGTCCTGCACCTTGGCGGTGAGGGTGTCGAGATTCTCCATGATCTGCCACACCACGAACCAGCCGACCAGGCCCATGACCACGAAGCCGCCGATGAAGGTGATGGCGGTGGCGAGCCCCCTGCCCAGCCCTATGCGCCGCAGCCGTGCGACGGTCGGCTGGAGGAGCGCGGTGATCAGCAGTCCGGCGGAGAACGCGATGATCAGCAGGCTGATGGTGCTGACGACCTTCATCAGTACCCAGATGACCCCCGCGAGCACGAGCAGCCGCCAGCCGGCCTCGGCGGCGACGCGCATGCCCCACGGCACGGCGACGGCCGGTTCCGGTTTCGCCGATATGGCGGGGGCGTACTTGGGTGGCGGCGGGACGTACTCCCGCTCGCGCCGGCCCTGCTCGGCCGCGTCCGCTTCCGCGTCGGCATGCGCGCGGCCCGCCTCGGCCGAAGAGAGGCGGCGGTCGACGGAGCCGGCCTCCCCGGGCGCTGTGCCCCCCT
This sequence is a window from Streptomyces sp. NBC_01775. Protein-coding genes within it:
- a CDS encoding AI-2E family transporter; the encoded protein is MTSRMDRLRSAVGRWAAKAAERRAGTEEEGGTAPGEAGSVDRRLSSAEAGRAHADAEADAAEQGRREREYVPPPPKYAPAISAKPEPAVAVPWGMRVAAEAGWRLLVLAGVIWVLMKVVSTISLLIIAFSAGLLITALLQPTVARLRRIGLGRGLATAITFIGGFVVMGLVGWFVVWQIMENLDTLTAKVQDGIQELKSWALNGPFHVSEEQINGIAKNLSDWIGDNSKELTSAGIEGVTVVVEFLSGALLTMFVTLFLLYDGKQIWNWALKFVPAAAREGVAGAGPRAWATLTGYVRGTVIVALIDAVFIGVGLYFLKVPMAVPLAVFIFLFAFIPIVGAVISGALAVVVALVTDGVVTALLALAVVLAVQQIESHILQPFILGRLVRVHPLAVVLGVTGGSLIAGIPGAVVSVPLVAVTNTVVVYLKAYAQEQAIRQVRETAPPDAVADTGTGPEPAR